Proteins found in one Actinokineospora alba genomic segment:
- a CDS encoding asparaginase, with translation MRPRVAIIAMGGTIAMAPSASGGIIPALGADELVAAVPGLADLGVDLTASTLRSLPSPSLGFDDLTALSHAVREELANGATGVVVTHGTDTIEETALFLDLTIDSPAPVVVTGAMRAPASAGADGPANLYAAIRVALATDARGLGCLVVMSDEVHGARFVRKSHTSSTGAFVSPGFGPLGLIVEGEPRLRGTPRIDLVLPATDKISALRVALVTVTLGDDGELLRRAGDAFDGIVIAGLGAGHVPAGMVPLVAEFAQRVPVVLASRTGSGSVLRATYGYPGSERDLFDRGLIHAGFLDPAKARILLQLLLADGADRDQIGATFELYR, from the coding sequence GTGCGGCCTCGTGTGGCCATCATCGCCATGGGCGGAACCATCGCCATGGCCCCCAGCGCGAGCGGCGGGATCATCCCCGCGCTCGGCGCCGACGAACTGGTCGCCGCCGTCCCCGGCCTGGCCGACCTCGGCGTCGACCTCACCGCCAGCACCCTGCGCTCCCTGCCCAGCCCATCGCTGGGCTTCGACGACCTCACCGCCCTGAGCCACGCCGTGCGCGAGGAACTCGCCAACGGCGCCACCGGCGTCGTCGTCACCCACGGCACCGACACCATCGAGGAGACCGCCCTCTTCCTCGACCTCACCATCGACAGCCCGGCCCCCGTCGTCGTCACCGGCGCCATGCGCGCCCCCGCCTCCGCGGGCGCCGACGGCCCGGCCAACCTCTACGCCGCCATCCGCGTGGCCCTCGCGACCGACGCCCGCGGCCTCGGCTGCCTGGTCGTCATGTCCGACGAGGTCCACGGCGCCCGCTTCGTCCGCAAGAGCCACACCAGCAGCACCGGCGCGTTCGTCTCCCCGGGTTTCGGCCCCCTCGGCCTCATCGTCGAAGGCGAACCCCGCCTGCGCGGCACCCCGCGCATCGACCTGGTCCTGCCCGCCACCGACAAGATCTCCGCGCTCCGCGTCGCCCTGGTCACCGTGACCCTCGGCGACGACGGCGAACTCCTGCGCCGCGCGGGCGACGCCTTCGACGGCATCGTCATCGCCGGCCTGGGCGCGGGCCACGTTCCCGCGGGCATGGTCCCGCTGGTCGCCGAGTTCGCCCAGCGCGTACCCGTGGTCCTCGCCAGTCGAACCGGCTCCGGCTCGGTCCTGCGCGCCACCTACGGCTACCCGGGTTCCGAGCGCGACCTGTTCGACCGCGGCCTCATCCACGCGGGCTTCCTCGACCCGGCGAAGGCCCGCATCCTGCTGCAACTCCTCCTCGCAGACGGCGCCGACCGCGATCAAATCGGCGCGACGTTCGAGCTCTATCGGTAG
- the argC gene encoding N-acetyl-gamma-glutamyl-phosphate reductase — MNVRIAVAGASGYAGGELLRLLLAHPDVEIGALTAGGNAGSKLGEHQPHLLPLADRVLEETTAEVLAGHDVVFLALPHGHSAAIAAQLDAGVLVVDCGADHRLTDADAWDRWYGGDYAGHWPYGLPELPGARENLRHATRVAVPGCYPTVSSLALAPAMALVEPEVVVVAVSGTSGAGKSLKPNLLGSEVMGSLSAYGVGGAHRHTPEITQNLSAAAGKLVAVSFTPVLAPLPRGILATCSAQLIDPAADVRGAYEKAYADEPFVHLLPEGRWPTTAAVLGSNAVQLQVTVDADLGRLVVVAAIDNLTKGTAGAAVQSMNIALGLPETTGLSTVGVAP; from the coding sequence ATGAACGTTCGGATCGCCGTCGCGGGCGCCAGCGGATACGCCGGGGGAGAGCTCCTTCGGCTCCTTCTCGCGCACCCCGACGTCGAGATCGGCGCGCTCACCGCCGGTGGCAACGCGGGGTCCAAACTCGGTGAGCACCAGCCGCACCTGCTGCCGCTGGCCGACCGGGTCCTCGAGGAGACCACCGCCGAGGTCCTCGCCGGACACGACGTCGTCTTCCTCGCCCTGCCCCACGGCCACTCCGCCGCCATCGCCGCCCAGCTCGACGCGGGTGTCCTCGTAGTCGACTGCGGCGCCGACCACCGGCTGACCGACGCCGACGCCTGGGACCGCTGGTACGGCGGCGACTACGCGGGCCACTGGCCCTACGGCCTGCCCGAACTCCCCGGCGCCCGCGAGAACCTGCGCCACGCGACCCGGGTCGCCGTCCCCGGCTGCTATCCGACCGTCAGCTCCCTCGCCCTCGCCCCCGCGATGGCGCTGGTCGAGCCCGAGGTCGTCGTGGTCGCCGTGTCCGGCACGTCCGGCGCGGGCAAGAGCCTCAAGCCCAACCTGCTCGGCTCCGAGGTCATGGGATCGCTCAGCGCCTACGGCGTCGGCGGCGCCCACCGGCACACCCCGGAGATCACCCAGAACCTCAGCGCCGCGGCGGGCAAGCTGGTCGCCGTCTCGTTCACGCCGGTCCTCGCCCCGCTCCCGCGCGGCATCCTCGCCACCTGCAGCGCCCAGCTGATCGACCCGGCCGCCGACGTGCGCGGCGCCTACGAGAAGGCGTACGCCGACGAGCCGTTCGTCCACCTGCTCCCCGAGGGCCGCTGGCCCACCACGGCCGCGGTGCTCGGCTCCAACGCCGTGCAGCTGCAGGTCACCGTCGACGCCGACCTCGGCAGGCTCGTGGTCGTCGCCGCCATCGACAACCTCACCAAGGGCACGGCGGGCGCCGCCGTGCAGTCCATGAACATCGCGCTCGGCCTGCCGGAGACCACCGGCCTGTCCACTGTGGGAGTCGCACCGTGA
- a CDS encoding O-methyltransferase has translation MDILNPAISDYLLAHSTPADDVLRDLAAETVEAYPDAAVMQISHDEGEFFTMLVRMLGAKYAVEVGVFTGYSSICVARGLTDGGRLIACDVSEEWTSIARKYWERAGLTDRIDLRIAPAIETLRALPADPVIDFAFVDADKQGYPDYYAELVPRLRPGGVIALDNVLRSGRVVDDSAQEPADIAIRQINDIVVADDRVDSVMLPLRDGVTLARKK, from the coding sequence ATGGACATCCTCAATCCCGCCATCAGCGACTACCTGCTGGCCCACTCCACCCCCGCGGACGATGTTTTGCGGGACCTCGCCGCCGAGACCGTCGAGGCGTACCCGGACGCGGCCGTCATGCAGATCTCGCACGACGAGGGCGAGTTCTTCACCATGCTGGTGCGCATGCTCGGCGCGAAGTACGCCGTCGAGGTCGGGGTCTTCACCGGCTACTCCTCGATCTGCGTGGCCCGCGGCCTGACCGATGGCGGCAGGCTGATCGCCTGCGACGTCAGCGAGGAATGGACCTCGATCGCCCGCAAGTACTGGGAGCGCGCGGGCCTCACCGACCGCATCGACCTGCGCATCGCCCCCGCCATCGAGACCCTGCGCGCCCTGCCCGCCGACCCGGTGATCGACTTCGCCTTCGTCGACGCCGACAAGCAGGGCTACCCGGACTACTACGCCGAACTGGTCCCGCGCCTGCGCCCCGGCGGCGTCATCGCCCTCGACAACGTCCTGCGCTCCGGCCGCGTGGTCGACGACTCCGCCCAGGAGCCCGCTGACATCGCGATCCGCCAGATCAACGACATCGTCGTCGCCGACGACCGCGTCGACAGCGTCATGCTCCCGCTGCGTGACGGCGTGACCCTCGCCCGCAAGAAGTGA
- a CDS encoding flavoprotein: MKTLGLVAAAGYGVDQRLRVEIAEPAAKAGWRLAITLTPTAARWMDAVGETPRLQALTELPLRSTGRLPSHPKPYPTPDAFLFVPATANSLAKLALGIADNQALTALGEALGTPGVRVVIRPQADPAQRAHPRWQSHLDTLTAAGAHISDAAVGDPWTPLLDLLGNP, encoded by the coding sequence ATGAAGACCCTGGGCCTCGTCGCGGCGGCGGGCTATGGCGTCGACCAGCGCTTACGGGTCGAGATCGCCGAGCCCGCCGCCAAAGCGGGCTGGCGCCTGGCGATCACCCTGACCCCCACCGCGGCCCGCTGGATGGACGCGGTGGGGGAGACCCCGCGGTTGCAGGCCCTCACCGAGTTGCCGCTGCGCAGCACCGGTCGCCTCCCGTCGCACCCCAAGCCCTACCCGACCCCGGACGCTTTCCTCTTCGTCCCGGCAACAGCCAACTCCTTGGCCAAGCTGGCGTTGGGCATCGCCGACAACCAGGCCCTCACCGCGCTGGGCGAGGCCCTGGGTACCCCCGGCGTCCGCGTGGTCATCCGCCCCCAAGCCGACCCGGCGCAGCGCGCCCACCCCCGCTGGCAGTCCCACCTCGACACCCTGACCGCCGCAGGCGCCCACATCTCCGACGCCGCTGTGGGAGATCCCTGGACCCCACTGCTCGACCTCCTGGGCAACCCCTGA